Genomic segment of Chitinispirillales bacterium ANBcel5:
AGTACTCTCACTGAAGCGTGCGGAATGTGTGGGGTTAAGCTTATTCGTTACGTGCGTCCCGCGACCACTGTTAAGGAAGCTACTGATATAATGGTAGTTTCTTCACATGAAGAAGCAGCAAGCCTGGCTAAAGGTTTGAGTGGAACAGTACTTCTTACTACCGGTGCCAATACGGTTGCACTATACGCTTCGGTATTCATTCAAAAAGGTATACCCTTTTATGCCCGGGTTCTTTCACGCAAAGAATCGGTTGATGCCTGTAGTAAGGCAGGGTTGAGTGAAAAGCAGATTGTCACAGGCAGGGGGCCTTTTTCGGCAGAGGAAAACAGAAGGCTTATAACGGAGCTGGGAATTGAAACGCTTGTTACCAAAGATGGTGGAGTATCCGGTGGGTTACCGGAAAAGGTGAGCGCGTGCAGGGCTTGCGGGGCGAAACTTATAGTTGTAGAGCGACCACAAGAGCCCCGGGGTTCGTTTTCAGAGATTGAGGAAGTGATAGATGCGGTGTTTAAGGTGATGGGGCGGTAGGGAGCGCTGTTTTCCTACGCTCACCCTGAGTGATCACTGAGTTTTTACCATATTGCATAGAGGTTGAAAGCCGGTCCGGGGCTCACTGTAGCTATTGTGTCTGAAATATATAGAGATAAATGTTGGTTGATCTCGCATTTTTTATGCTTCAAAAGGTTTTGTAATAGCATCTCTTGCTCTCTTTTATTTAACCAAAATAGGGCGCTAAAGAATAAAAAGAGCATAAATATAGCAAAAAAGGCGTTATTTGCTCTCTTGCAAAAATGCATTGTCAGCTCTTAGGGGTTGACATCACCACCCTTGTTACCTATATTATCCCCATGAAACAATCACCAGATCCCGGAACCCTACCCCTTCCGGCCATAAAAAACTATCTGGATTACAGGTCTTACCTTAAAGACTGTCTTCAGTGCTCAAAAGAGTGTGGCAGGAAAGTGACCAACAGAAGCTTTGCACAGGCAATTGGGATAACCTCCTCATCCTGGCTCACTTCGGTTTTACAGGGTGAAAAAGGAATCCGAGTCAAAACAGCAACAGCCATTTCACAGTTTCTCAATCACAACTCCTGGGAAGAGCGGTTTTTCATGGCGCTTGTTCTGTTTAATCAGGCTCAGAGTATCGAAAAACGCAACAACTACTTTGCTCAGCTAAAAAGTCTTCTAACCCATAAGGGTTACAGCGCATCTAAAATTCTCCATACCGATCAGTATGAATTCTACTCTAAATGGTACTATAGTGCTGTCAGATCTATACTGGGGATGAAGAAGCTCGGTGATGAGTATGAAACCATAGCACGTCTGGTAACACCCTCAATTACAACACGACAGGCCAAAAAATCTGTAAAGCTTCTTAAGAAACTATCCTTTATTCGGGAGAATAAAGAGGGGTACTATGAGCTTACAGATAATGCTATCTCAACGGGTTTAGAAGTTCGCTCACTTGCTGTAGCTAATTTTCAAAGAGAAACAATGAGCCTTGCAATGGAAGCTCTTGAGCGTTTCCCTTCACACTCAAGAGATATCTCTTCTCTGAGTGTAGGGATCTCACGCAGTAGTTTTGAAAAAATACGCGCG
This window contains:
- the cobK gene encoding precorrin-6A reductase; translation: MATEQIMNRSVLVVGGVAETESIVTGLEEVGANVVLCTATDEVFPTLHNSAAVRISGRLNTEGFVALIKEQHPVCVVDITHPYATEVKSTLTEACGMCGVKLIRYVRPATTVKEATDIMVVSSHEEAASLAKGLSGTVLLTTGANTVALYASVFIQKGIPFYARVLSRKESVDACSKAGLSEKQIVTGRGPFSAEENRRLITELGIETLVTKDGGVSGGLPEKVSACRACGAKLIVVERPQEPRGSFSEIEEVIDAVFKVMGR
- a CDS encoding TIGR02147 family protein, whose translation is MKQSPDPGTLPLPAIKNYLDYRSYLKDCLQCSKECGRKVTNRSFAQAIGITSSSWLTSVLQGEKGIRVKTATAISQFLNHNSWEERFFMALVLFNQAQSIEKRNNYFAQLKSLLTHKGYSASKILHTDQYEFYSKWYYSAVRSILGMKKLGDEYETIARLVTPSITTRQAKKSVKLLKKLSFIRENKEGYYELTDNAISTGLEVRSLAVANFQRETMSLAMEALERFPSHSRDISSLSVGISRSSFEKIRAVLTECRKQVIEIANNDEDANQVFQLNLQLYPLSRTLNEEDQQS